In Amycolatopsis jiangsuensis, the following proteins share a genomic window:
- a CDS encoding cation:proton antiporter, producing MTGIEALLRTSHVLAALVVVLAIGWLGRTAARRLRQPEVIGEIVAGLLAGPVAVALLGQASFATVLPAEVSKILSLFAEAGLVLFLVGLAHKLRLGGQQFSWRTTGWVVAGGFVPALLSGVLFACWVIFVEDGQVRGSAPLPAFVLMCAVALSITAVPVLARILADRGISETAEGRLSMTAAVVIDVAGWLLLSVAVGLGSGRIDGFLQAVAVLGGGALAALAVRHALRSRAASVLCGRWPMVTAVGLGTLAVGVAIAVERLGLTAIFGAVLVGLAVPHDAAWAKVVTAVTRVGKALIPVFFVATGLTVFSSGIGSLPWALIAVAVLMAVLGKGGGSYLGARLAGESNRTAAKVGTLMNTRGLTELVVLKVGYSAGLLTAPIFVALVVTAVVTTMMTGPLLSLLERKPVLAGFPDPEGLSGSNGDSPDTTRTPREKSGSS from the coding sequence ATGACCGGTATCGAGGCCCTGCTCCGGACTTCGCACGTGCTCGCGGCGCTGGTCGTCGTCCTCGCGATCGGCTGGCTGGGCCGGACCGCGGCGCGACGGCTGCGCCAGCCGGAGGTGATCGGCGAGATCGTGGCGGGCCTGCTCGCCGGTCCCGTCGCTGTCGCGCTGCTGGGCCAGGCGTCGTTCGCGACGGTCCTGCCCGCCGAGGTCAGCAAGATCCTGTCGCTGTTTGCCGAGGCGGGTCTGGTCCTGTTCCTTGTCGGGCTCGCGCACAAGCTTCGTCTCGGCGGACAGCAATTCTCCTGGCGTACAACGGGATGGGTCGTGGCTGGCGGGTTCGTGCCCGCGCTGCTGTCGGGAGTGCTGTTCGCGTGCTGGGTCATCTTCGTCGAGGACGGACAGGTGCGCGGCAGCGCGCCGCTGCCTGCGTTCGTGCTGATGTGCGCGGTAGCGCTGTCGATCACCGCGGTGCCGGTCCTGGCCAGGATCCTCGCCGACCGGGGCATCAGCGAAACGGCGGAGGGACGGCTGTCGATGACGGCCGCGGTGGTCATCGACGTCGCGGGCTGGTTGCTGCTGTCGGTCGCGGTCGGGCTCGGTTCTGGCCGGATAGACGGCTTCCTCCAGGCTGTCGCGGTGCTCGGGGGCGGTGCGCTGGCCGCCTTGGCGGTGCGGCACGCATTGCGCAGCCGGGCCGCGAGTGTCCTTTGCGGACGCTGGCCGATGGTCACCGCTGTCGGGCTCGGGACGCTCGCGGTCGGGGTCGCGATCGCGGTCGAACGGCTTGGCCTGACAGCGATCTTCGGCGCCGTGCTGGTCGGGCTCGCGGTGCCGCACGATGCTGCGTGGGCGAAGGTGGTCACCGCGGTGACCAGAGTGGGAAAAGCGCTGATTCCGGTGTTCTTCGTGGCGACCGGCCTGACCGTGTTCTCATCGGGGATCGGTTCTCTGCCTTGGGCGCTCATTGCCGTGGCGGTGCTGATGGCCGTCCTCGGCAAGGGCGGCGGAAGCTACCTCGGCGCCAGGCTGGCCGGAGAATCGAACCGGACGGCCGCGAAGGTCGGGACCTTGATGAACACCCGGGGTCTGACCGAACTCGTCGTCCTCAAGGTCGGATACAGCGCGGGGCTGCTCACCGCGCCGATCTTCGTCGCGCTGGTCGTAACGGCGGTCGTGACGACGATGATGACGGGTCCCTTGCTGTCGCTGCTCGAGCGGAAGCCGGTCTTGGCCGGCTTCCCGGACCCGGAAGGCCTTTCCGGCTCGAATGGTGATTCGCCCGATACGACGCGCACTCCGCGCGAAAAGTCTGGGAGTTCCTGA
- a CDS encoding non-ribosomal peptide synthetase translates to MRETPEAVAVELGRRKLTYRELGAAANRVARALVQAGAAAESVVAVAAERSPDWVAAVLGVVQAGATYLPLDADYPAQRISFIVSDSGCATVLTDCATKAKLPELAVPIQELPVQELPELRAGAVRLPEIRSAQSAYVIYTSGSTGQPKGVAVTHSGMEALVAQARGHLRIAPGSRVLQASSPAFDTSVWELFATLLSGATLVLAKKEELEPGRPLAGTIDRNGVTHVALTPSVVVPLRPEWVPGLRCLIVAGETTNPDLVATWAPGRTMINAYGPSETTVCASMSGPLAVTGKMPTIGRPVEKASIQVLDGRLAQVPPGSIGELYVAGPALGRGYLSRPKLTAERFVADPFGGAGERMYRTGDLASWTAGGELMFHGRADSQIKIHGVRIEPHEVEAVLTGHPGVADALVTSLDLPRGKQLVAYVVPAAETGLSTSRDYGSIALDSEFVHSELRQLVLSRLPAPFVPASFVTVDRIPLTLNGKPDLSALPQPAPRRTEYRAARNEIEESFAAHFAEVLGLGQVGIDDDFFAIGGDSIQSIQVVSRARRHGVEVSAREIFEKRTAAALAALVASRSASGAAPRPPELEHGSAGSFPLLPVAQWIRGWGAGFDRFLQAMVVQLPEGIDSTTLTATLRAVLEHHDMFRMRLTADEIVLAPRGTAEPALDRVEWTGQWGAEWQASVRQELERVAAGLDPATGDVARFVWYDGDPGRLLIALHHLVIDGVSWRILLADLEDAWAAVREGRRPELPKAGTSPGVWARALAEEARSSRRAAELPLWQSILAGPASSLGTRSLDPDVDTLETVVRTSISLPVAVAEPLLTAVPTAFRAEVMDGLTAGLALALAKWRSDKGMDESSLLLHVEGHGREEEAVPGAELSRTVGWFTTVFPIRLDLAGADLEDAFDGGAAAGKAVKLTKELFRSIPDKGLGYGLLRHFNPDTSAELDGQPLGEICFNYLGRFAPTDSGAWSQVEVPALTVLDAAQDPKMPASASLEVSALLKAGPEGERLQAVLAAPSGLLSQDELTALAGLLTAAWTGLARHARAAASSLTPSDVPLAPVAQDDLDQWAHEHPGLVEVWPLLPLQAGLLFHSLHSNSGADAYQMQYVLRLTGDLDPGRMRAAAQALQDRHAGLRTTFAPDSRGELFQLVLESVALPWETRDLSALDAAERDRLFERFLAEDLRDRFALGTPPMVRMTLIRMSEGESELVLTVHHAILDGWSVPVLVRDLLLLYGSATAGLPRAGNQRDFLAWYAKQDKIEAEQAWKRELDGAQPTLVGDAAGRPGGTDTIRKAHVPLDAADSRALVSAAADLGVTANTVFQAAWGMLLSQLTGRADIIFGAAVSGRSSPVPGIETVVGMLLNTVPVRVDCSPERTVGGLIVALQARQAGLVSYQHHGLSELQQLTRRRTLFDTMVSFESFPLDRAGIAQEGESAGVSVTGIRAFTPNHYPLSLVVYADSESPLRAIVHYQSHIFYADAAASIASRLAAILQQVGRDVAKKVGALLLEGAAGDASAADIRRLGWNAK, encoded by the coding sequence GTGCGCGAAACTCCGGAGGCCGTCGCGGTCGAACTCGGCCGGCGGAAGCTCACCTACCGTGAACTGGGCGCCGCCGCGAACCGGGTCGCGCGGGCCCTTGTCCAGGCAGGCGCGGCCGCGGAATCGGTCGTCGCGGTCGCAGCGGAACGCTCCCCCGACTGGGTCGCCGCGGTACTCGGCGTGGTCCAGGCCGGGGCGACCTACCTGCCGCTCGACGCGGACTACCCAGCACAACGCATCAGCTTCATCGTGTCCGATTCCGGCTGCGCAACGGTGTTGACGGACTGTGCGACCAAGGCGAAGCTGCCTGAACTGGCAGTGCCCATACAGGAGCTGCCTGTACAAGAGCTGCCCGAGCTTCGAGCCGGTGCTGTGCGGCTGCCCGAGATCAGGTCCGCGCAGTCGGCGTATGTCATCTACACCTCAGGTTCGACCGGGCAGCCGAAAGGCGTGGCGGTTACCCATTCCGGCATGGAGGCGCTCGTCGCGCAGGCACGCGGCCATCTTCGGATAGCGCCGGGCAGCCGGGTCCTGCAAGCCTCGTCGCCCGCGTTCGACACCTCGGTGTGGGAGCTGTTCGCCACGCTGCTGTCCGGCGCGACGCTGGTGCTGGCGAAGAAGGAGGAACTCGAGCCGGGCCGCCCGCTGGCCGGCACGATCGACCGGAACGGGGTGACCCATGTCGCGCTGACGCCCTCGGTCGTCGTCCCGCTGCGTCCGGAATGGGTACCGGGCCTGCGATGCCTGATCGTCGCCGGCGAGACGACCAACCCCGATCTCGTGGCGACCTGGGCGCCCGGACGCACGATGATCAACGCCTACGGTCCGTCGGAGACCACAGTCTGCGCCAGCATGAGCGGTCCGCTGGCCGTCACCGGGAAAATGCCCACGATCGGCCGTCCGGTCGAGAAGGCGTCGATTCAGGTGCTGGACGGACGGCTCGCTCAGGTCCCGCCCGGTTCGATCGGCGAGCTCTACGTCGCCGGACCGGCATTGGGACGCGGCTATCTGAGCCGCCCGAAGCTGACGGCGGAACGGTTCGTCGCGGATCCGTTCGGCGGTGCGGGCGAACGGATGTACCGCACCGGCGATCTGGCCTCGTGGACGGCGGGCGGCGAGCTGATGTTCCACGGCAGAGCCGATTCGCAGATCAAGATCCACGGCGTCCGGATCGAACCGCACGAGGTCGAGGCGGTGCTGACCGGCCATCCGGGGGTCGCGGACGCACTGGTGACTTCGCTCGACCTGCCGCGGGGCAAGCAACTCGTCGCCTATGTCGTGCCCGCCGCGGAGACCGGCCTCTCGACGAGCCGCGATTACGGGTCCATCGCGCTGGATTCAGAATTCGTGCACAGCGAATTGCGCCAGCTCGTCCTGAGCAGGCTTCCCGCCCCTTTTGTCCCCGCCTCTTTTGTCACGGTGGACCGGATACCACTCACGCTGAACGGCAAGCCGGACCTGTCCGCGCTTCCTCAGCCCGCGCCCCGCCGCACGGAGTACCGGGCGGCGCGCAATGAAATCGAAGAGAGCTTCGCCGCGCATTTCGCGGAAGTGCTCGGGTTAGGCCAGGTCGGCATCGACGACGACTTCTTCGCCATCGGCGGCGACAGCATCCAGTCGATTCAGGTCGTCTCCCGGGCAAGGCGGCACGGCGTCGAGGTCAGTGCCAGGGAGATCTTCGAGAAGCGAACGGCCGCGGCGCTCGCCGCTCTGGTGGCATCGCGATCGGCCTCCGGGGCCGCGCCTCGCCCGCCGGAACTCGAGCACGGCAGTGCGGGCTCGTTCCCGCTTCTGCCGGTCGCGCAATGGATCCGGGGCTGGGGAGCGGGCTTCGACCGGTTCCTGCAAGCGATGGTCGTGCAGTTGCCGGAGGGGATCGACAGCACGACGCTGACTGCGACATTGCGAGCTGTTCTCGAGCATCACGACATGTTTCGGATGCGTCTGACGGCCGACGAGATCGTCCTGGCGCCGCGGGGGACTGCGGAGCCTGCACTGGACCGGGTCGAGTGGACCGGCCAGTGGGGCGCTGAGTGGCAGGCCAGCGTGCGGCAGGAACTGGAACGGGTCGCGGCCGGACTGGACCCGGCTACCGGTGACGTCGCCCGGTTCGTCTGGTACGACGGCGACCCGGGAAGACTGCTGATCGCGTTGCACCACTTGGTGATCGATGGCGTGTCCTGGCGCATCCTGCTGGCCGACCTCGAGGACGCGTGGGCAGCCGTTCGCGAGGGACGCCGGCCCGAACTGCCGAAGGCCGGGACTTCACCAGGCGTCTGGGCGCGCGCCCTTGCCGAAGAAGCACGCAGTTCGCGGCGCGCGGCGGAGTTGCCGCTCTGGCAGTCGATCTTGGCGGGTCCGGCCTCGTCGCTCGGAACGCGGTCGCTGGATCCGGACGTCGATACGCTGGAAACCGTTGTCCGGACCTCGATTTCGTTGCCGGTGGCGGTCGCCGAGCCGCTGCTCACCGCGGTGCCGACGGCATTCCGTGCGGAGGTCATGGACGGCTTGACCGCCGGTCTGGCTCTCGCCTTGGCGAAGTGGCGAAGCGACAAGGGAATGGACGAAAGCTCTCTGCTGCTTCATGTCGAGGGGCATGGCCGGGAGGAGGAAGCTGTTCCCGGCGCGGAGCTGTCCCGGACCGTGGGTTGGTTCACCACGGTGTTTCCGATCCGGCTCGATCTCGCCGGAGCCGACCTCGAAGACGCATTCGACGGCGGTGCCGCAGCAGGCAAGGCAGTCAAGCTCACCAAGGAACTGTTCCGGTCGATTCCCGACAAGGGTCTCGGCTATGGATTGCTCAGGCATTTCAACCCCGACACCTCCGCCGAACTCGACGGCCAGCCTCTCGGCGAGATCTGCTTCAACTATCTGGGGCGCTTCGCGCCGACGGACTCCGGAGCCTGGAGCCAAGTCGAAGTGCCCGCGCTGACCGTGCTGGATGCCGCGCAGGACCCGAAAATGCCCGCTTCGGCGAGCCTGGAAGTCAGTGCGTTGCTCAAAGCCGGTCCGGAGGGGGAACGGCTGCAGGCTGTGCTGGCGGCGCCGAGCGGCCTGCTGTCCCAGGACGAGCTGACCGCACTGGCCGGTCTCCTGACGGCCGCGTGGACGGGGCTGGCCCGGCACGCGAGGGCGGCGGCCTCCTCGTTGACTCCGTCCGACGTGCCGCTGGCTCCGGTCGCGCAGGACGATCTGGACCAGTGGGCGCACGAACATCCGGGTCTCGTCGAGGTGTGGCCGCTGCTGCCGTTGCAGGCGGGGTTGCTGTTTCACAGCCTGCACAGCAATTCCGGCGCCGACGCCTATCAGATGCAGTACGTTTTGCGCCTGACGGGCGACCTCGACCCCGGCCGGATGCGGGCCGCGGCACAGGCGCTGCAGGACCGGCACGCCGGATTGCGGACGACCTTCGCCCCGGACAGCCGCGGCGAGCTGTTTCAGCTGGTGCTCGAGTCGGTGGCGCTGCCATGGGAAACGAGGGATCTGTCCGCCCTCGACGCGGCCGAAAGGGATCGGCTATTCGAGCGTTTCCTCGCGGAGGATCTGCGCGATCGGTTCGCTCTCGGCACGCCGCCGATGGTGCGAATGACCCTGATCCGGATGTCGGAAGGCGAATCCGAACTCGTCCTGACCGTGCATCACGCGATTCTCGACGGGTGGTCGGTGCCGGTTCTGGTGCGAGATCTCTTGCTGCTCTACGGTTCGGCGACTGCCGGACTGCCCAGGGCCGGAAATCAGCGGGATTTCCTGGCCTGGTACGCGAAACAGGACAAGATCGAGGCCGAACAAGCCTGGAAGCGCGAACTGGACGGCGCGCAGCCGACGCTGGTCGGCGACGCGGCGGGACGTCCCGGCGGCACCGACACCATCCGAAAGGCGCACGTGCCGCTCGACGCCGCCGACTCGCGTGCACTCGTCTCGGCCGCCGCTGATCTGGGCGTCACCGCCAATACTGTCTTCCAGGCCGCTTGGGGCATGCTGCTTTCGCAGTTGACCGGCCGTGCGGACATTATCTTCGGCGCGGCGGTTTCGGGCCGGTCGTCGCCGGTTCCCGGCATCGAAACAGTGGTGGGCATGCTGCTCAATACGGTCCCCGTGCGCGTGGACTGCTCCCCGGAGCGCACCGTCGGCGGTTTGATCGTCGCGCTGCAGGCTCGGCAGGCCGGATTGGTGAGTTATCAGCACCACGGGTTGAGCGAGCTTCAGCAACTGACTCGCAGGCGGACCTTGTTCGACACCATGGTTTCCTTTGAATCGTTCCCGCTCGATCGGGCCGGGATCGCGCAAGAGGGGGAAAGCGCCGGCGTCAGCGTGACCGGCATCCGTGCCTTCACGCCGAATCACTATCCGTTGTCGCTCGTGGTCTATGCGGATTCGGAGAGTCCGTTGCGCGCCAT
- a CDS encoding tryptophan halogenase family protein — MSAKNPDRVVIVGGGTAGWMTASYLKAAFGDRLSVTLVESGKIGTIGVGEATFSDIRHFFEFLDLKEEDWMPACNATYKLAVRFEDWRGPGHHFYHPFEQLRSAGGFPLTDWWLRNGPSERFDKDCFVMASLCDNGRSPRRLDGSLLDQDFAEGAGDPAGLTMSEHQGKTQFPYAYHFEAALLAEYLAGYSIDRGVRRIVDEVRHVRLDERGWIDHVVTKEHGQIHGDLFVDCTGFRGVLLNQALDVPFVSYQDTLPNDSAVALQVPLDTEKAGLRPCTTATAQKAGWIWTIPLIGRIGTGYVYAKDYCEQEEAERTLREFAGPGAAEVEANHIRMRIGRSEQSWKNNCVAVGLSSGFVEPLESTGIFFIHHAIEQLVKHFPAADWHPRLRERYNSAVANVMDGVREFLVVHYKGAARDDTRYWKDTKTRAMPDALAERIERWQVQLPDSENVFPYYHGLPPYSYMCVLLGTGGIPLRPSSALNLSDETAARKEFAAIRDKAKFLVDTLPSQYEYLAELRA, encoded by the coding sequence GTGAGTGCGAAGAACCCTGACCGGGTGGTCATTGTCGGCGGCGGCACCGCCGGGTGGATGACCGCCTCGTACCTGAAGGCTGCGTTCGGCGACCGGTTGTCGGTGACCCTCGTCGAATCCGGGAAGATCGGCACTATCGGGGTCGGCGAGGCGACTTTCAGCGATATCCGGCACTTCTTCGAGTTTCTCGACCTCAAGGAAGAAGACTGGATGCCGGCGTGCAACGCCACCTACAAGCTCGCTGTCCGGTTCGAGGACTGGCGCGGGCCGGGCCATCACTTCTACCATCCGTTCGAGCAGCTGCGCTCGGCAGGCGGGTTCCCGCTGACGGATTGGTGGCTGCGGAACGGACCGAGCGAACGCTTCGACAAGGACTGCTTCGTGATGGCGTCCTTGTGCGACAACGGACGCAGCCCGCGGCGGCTGGACGGCTCGCTGCTGGATCAGGATTTCGCCGAGGGGGCCGGGGATCCCGCCGGGCTGACGATGTCCGAGCACCAGGGCAAAACCCAGTTCCCGTACGCCTACCACTTCGAGGCGGCGCTGCTGGCCGAGTATCTCGCCGGGTATTCGATCGACCGGGGAGTCCGGCGCATCGTCGACGAGGTGCGGCACGTGCGGCTCGACGAACGGGGCTGGATCGACCACGTCGTCACGAAGGAACACGGACAGATCCACGGCGACCTGTTCGTCGACTGCACCGGGTTCCGCGGCGTTCTGTTGAACCAGGCGCTCGATGTCCCGTTCGTATCCTATCAGGACACCCTGCCCAACGACAGCGCGGTAGCCCTGCAAGTGCCGCTGGACACGGAAAAGGCAGGCCTCCGGCCGTGCACCACCGCGACCGCGCAGAAGGCGGGCTGGATCTGGACGATCCCGCTGATCGGCCGGATCGGCACGGGTTATGTGTACGCCAAGGACTATTGCGAGCAGGAGGAAGCCGAACGCACTCTGCGCGAGTTCGCCGGCCCGGGGGCGGCCGAGGTCGAGGCCAACCACATCCGGATGCGGATCGGCCGCAGCGAGCAGTCGTGGAAGAACAACTGCGTCGCCGTCGGACTGTCCAGCGGATTCGTCGAGCCGCTGGAGTCCACCGGGATTTTCTTCATCCACCACGCGATCGAGCAGCTGGTGAAGCACTTCCCGGCGGCTGACTGGCATCCGAGGCTGCGAGAGCGGTACAACTCCGCCGTCGCCAACGTGATGGACGGCGTGCGGGAATTCCTTGTCGTGCACTACAAAGGCGCGGCCCGCGACGACACGCGGTACTGGAAGGACACGAAGACCCGCGCCATGCCCGACGCGCTGGCCGAGCGCATCGAACGGTGGCAGGTGCAGTTGCCGGATTCGGAGAACGTGTTCCCGTACTACCACGGGTTGCCGCCGTACTCGTACATGTGCGTCCTTCTCGGGACCGGCGGCATACCGCTGCGTCCTTCTTCCGCGTTGAACCTTTCCGACGAAACGGCCGCGCGCAAGGAGTTCGCCGCGATCCGCGACAAGGCAAAGTTCCTGGTGGACACGTTGCCGAGCCAGTACGAGTACCTCGCCGAGCTGCGCGCATGA
- a CDS encoding cytochrome P450 has translation MDNLVDGATYLDGLPFSLWQWMREYEPVAWHEPAAFPGFWSATRYDDVKAVLRDPEHFRSSSGIVLRPSAQGADPGGNRTFALSDPPRHTVIREAVAAWFAPRHLNTLQAELDVAAHRIVQKAVEAGTIDFVADVAAQLPVDLICAFLDLPEADRPAVAGWTNQAFCAGTARERSLAHAKILGYFADLAAERREKPGDDLVSALASLAVDGELMSLDEVVLNCDNLLVGGTENVRLATASGMLALLEHPEQWELLRRRFDAVESTAVDEILRWTSSATHMMRKAVADTRVGDQQIREGDLVVCWLPSANRDHRQFGDPDVFDLQRSPNRHLALGAGPHFCVGGRLVRLEMRTIFRELCAQVGSVRSAGIPERLDSIVVNGLRSLPLTLQPNK, from the coding sequence ATGGACAATCTGGTCGACGGCGCCACCTATCTCGACGGCCTGCCGTTCTCGCTGTGGCAGTGGATGCGCGAGTACGAGCCGGTGGCCTGGCACGAACCGGCGGCGTTTCCGGGATTCTGGTCGGCGACCCGGTACGACGACGTCAAGGCGGTCCTGCGCGACCCGGAGCACTTCCGTTCCTCCTCGGGGATCGTACTGCGGCCTTCGGCGCAGGGAGCCGATCCCGGCGGCAATCGCACTTTCGCGCTGTCTGATCCGCCGAGGCATACGGTGATCCGGGAAGCGGTCGCGGCCTGGTTCGCCCCGCGGCATCTGAATACCTTGCAAGCCGAGCTGGACGTCGCTGCTCACCGCATTGTGCAGAAGGCGGTCGAAGCGGGCACGATCGACTTCGTCGCCGATGTCGCCGCGCAGTTGCCGGTGGATTTGATCTGTGCCTTCCTGGACCTCCCCGAGGCGGACCGGCCCGCGGTGGCCGGCTGGACCAATCAAGCCTTCTGTGCCGGCACCGCGAGAGAGCGCAGCCTCGCGCATGCGAAAATCCTCGGCTATTTCGCGGACCTGGCGGCGGAGCGCCGGGAGAAACCGGGAGACGACCTGGTCAGCGCGCTCGCTTCGCTTGCGGTCGACGGCGAGCTGATGTCACTCGACGAGGTGGTGCTCAATTGCGACAACCTGCTGGTCGGCGGAACGGAAAACGTCCGGCTCGCCACTGCGAGCGGAATGCTCGCCCTCCTGGAGCACCCGGAGCAATGGGAGCTGCTGCGCCGGCGTTTCGACGCGGTGGAAAGCACTGCTGTCGACGAGATCCTGCGGTGGACCTCAAGCGCGACGCATATGATGCGAAAGGCGGTCGCCGACACCAGGGTCGGCGATCAGCAGATCCGCGAAGGCGATCTGGTGGTGTGCTGGCTGCCGTCGGCGAACCGCGATCACCGGCAATTCGGCGATCCGGACGTGTTCGACCTCCAGCGCTCTCCTAACCGGCATCTCGCGCTGGGAGCCGGACCGCATTTTTGCGTGGGCGGCCGGCTGGTGCGGCTCGAGATGCGGACCATCTTCCGGGAGCTCTGCGCACAGGTCGGCTCGGTCCGGTCCGCGGGAATTCCGGAGCGGCTGGATTCGATCGTGGTCAACGGTCTGCGAAGCCTTCCACTGACGTTACAGCCAAACAAATAA
- a CDS encoding DUF6875 domain-containing protein has translation MESFVAAPHPDLGRPGDVCPFMRNALRNGRVELRQWDATAGRVELDRILVSVREELAGDESAEAARRSVVVVPYGIPDDELIGLVQSVQRELKSSFVESGLMLGEFFPGNAAAGLHNSEFHPLASPVPLLGARHMAPTDLAFLAASDIPGDEALRLLGHYRRIFAGTLGDAAERKLAEAEERARAAVLAPSEARRLRSLADPAPGRVLHALAVLGVADHLATPRSAVQLSELVGAPAPVLDRILRAAATLDVVAPGPGDEWRLLPAGTLLATDTPGSLRAEFADNDMFALWTGFMHSVRTGEPCYPEVFGAPVFERITDAPEKLAAFHRQMHSRAHEMYEPLLELPVWPGTGLIVDVGGGTGALLELLLGLRPELHAVLVDLPEVVALSALPEHPLLSDRVRLRGADMLTDELPRGDVAVLAAVLHNWPDERAVDILAACRDAAPRLLIVDRVLAETGDRSGRLNDLLMLSACGGRERTRSGWSELLGAAGFRLEGVHEMPGAELSVLECGVAWPGRAGRRP, from the coding sequence ATGGAGAGCTTTGTCGCCGCGCCGCACCCCGATCTCGGCAGGCCGGGCGATGTCTGTCCGTTCATGCGCAACGCACTGCGGAACGGGCGAGTGGAGCTGCGGCAGTGGGACGCGACCGCAGGCCGGGTCGAGCTGGACCGGATTCTGGTTAGCGTGCGCGAAGAGCTCGCTGGCGACGAGTCGGCCGAAGCAGCCCGCCGAAGCGTCGTCGTAGTGCCCTATGGCATTCCGGACGACGAGCTGATCGGCCTGGTGCAAAGTGTCCAGCGCGAATTGAAGTCGAGCTTTGTCGAGTCCGGGCTCATGCTCGGGGAGTTCTTCCCCGGCAATGCCGCGGCAGGCCTGCACAATTCGGAATTTCACCCGTTGGCGAGCCCGGTGCCGCTGCTGGGCGCGCGGCATATGGCACCCACGGATTTGGCCTTCCTGGCCGCTTCGGACATTCCTGGGGACGAAGCCCTCCGGTTGCTCGGGCACTATCGGCGGATCTTCGCCGGTACGCTCGGCGATGCCGCGGAACGCAAGCTGGCCGAGGCGGAAGAGCGGGCGCGCGCGGCGGTTCTCGCTCCTTCGGAGGCGCGCAGGCTGCGTTCGCTGGCCGACCCGGCTCCCGGGCGGGTGCTGCACGCCCTGGCCGTCCTCGGGGTGGCCGATCACCTGGCCACGCCGCGGTCCGCCGTCCAGCTGTCCGAACTCGTCGGTGCACCGGCACCGGTACTGGACCGGATCCTGCGGGCCGCGGCGACGCTGGACGTGGTGGCGCCGGGGCCGGGGGACGAGTGGCGGCTTCTTCCCGCGGGCACGCTCCTGGCGACTGACACGCCGGGAAGCCTGCGGGCGGAGTTCGCCGACAACGACATGTTCGCCCTGTGGACCGGCTTCATGCACAGTGTCCGCACCGGCGAACCCTGCTATCCGGAGGTGTTCGGCGCTCCCGTGTTCGAGCGGATCACGGACGCGCCCGAAAAGCTCGCCGCGTTCCATCGCCAGATGCACAGCCGCGCGCACGAAATGTACGAGCCGTTGCTGGAACTGCCGGTGTGGCCCGGCACCGGGCTGATAGTCGATGTCGGCGGCGGCACCGGCGCCCTGCTGGAGCTGCTGCTCGGTTTGCGCCCCGAGCTGCACGCGGTCTTGGTGGACCTGCCCGAAGTGGTGGCGCTGTCCGCACTTCCGGAGCATCCGCTGCTGTCGGACCGGGTGCGCCTGCGAGGCGCGGACATGCTGACCGACGAACTTCCCCGGGGGGATGTCGCTGTACTGGCCGCCGTGCTGCACAACTGGCCGGACGAACGCGCTGTCGACATCCTGGCCGCCTGTCGCGACGCGGCCCCGCGCCTGCTGATCGTGGACCGGGTGCTGGCCGAGACCGGAGACCGGTCCGGGCGCCTGAACGATCTCCTCATGTTGTCCGCCTGCGGAGGCAGGGAAAGAACCCGATCCGGCTGGAGCGAACTGCTGGGTGCGGCCGGGTTTCGGCTCGAAGGCGTGCACGAGATGCCGGGCGCTGAGCTGTCGGTGCTGGAATGCGGCGTGGCTTGGCCCGGCCGCGCGGGGAGGCGACCTTGA
- a CDS encoding FkbM family methyltransferase — protein sequence MAAVKLDLADGFACYATVDPAGKYAEINFIYDEVFTRRSYLREGIDIPDRALVVDVGANVGLFSLFASKEAAEVDVLAFEPHPALVAALRANLELHGADRVRVFPSGLGERAEARVDFTFYPQLPGNSTRYRELKEGPLLDLVGERVFQEVTTTGAFRSETVPVEIKRLSDVLAEVEPTRPIDLLKVDAEGAEVDVLRGLDEGDWARIRQVVAEIQDTGGALAAAEALLGERGFTVTAVLADDLPDGIAIYTLYASR from the coding sequence ATGGCTGCGGTGAAACTGGACCTGGCCGACGGCTTCGCGTGCTACGCGACCGTCGATCCGGCAGGCAAGTACGCCGAGATCAACTTCATCTACGACGAGGTGTTCACCCGGCGAAGCTATCTTCGGGAGGGGATCGACATCCCGGACCGCGCGCTGGTGGTGGACGTCGGCGCGAATGTGGGACTGTTCTCCTTGTTCGCGAGCAAGGAGGCGGCCGAGGTCGACGTGCTGGCCTTCGAACCGCATCCGGCGCTCGTGGCGGCCCTGCGCGCCAACCTGGAACTGCACGGAGCCGACCGGGTCCGGGTGTTCCCGTCCGGGCTGGGCGAGCGCGCGGAGGCGAGGGTGGACTTCACGTTCTACCCGCAGCTGCCCGGCAATTCCACGCGGTACCGGGAACTCAAGGAAGGCCCGCTGCTCGACCTGGTCGGCGAACGGGTTTTCCAGGAGGTGACCACGACCGGAGCGTTCCGGAGCGAGACGGTTCCGGTCGAGATCAAGCGGCTGTCCGACGTCCTCGCCGAGGTCGAGCCGACGCGCCCGATCGACCTGCTGAAGGTCGACGCCGAAGGCGCCGAGGTGGACGTGCTGCGCGGACTGGACGAAGGCGACTGGGCCCGGATCCGGCAGGTGGTCGCCGAGATCCAGGACACCGGCGGGGCGCTGGCCGCCGCCGAGGCGCTGCTCGGCGAGCGAGGTTTCACTGTCACGGCCGTGCTCGCCGACGACCTGCCGGACGGCATCGCCATCTATACCCTTTACGCCTCGCGCTGA